Proteins from a genomic interval of Amycolatopsis sp. cg13:
- a CDS encoding diguanylate cyclase domain-containing protein, with protein sequence MPEPGAAPGLVDVARKYAAALTDTNGVTLPPAEVERILLDFAGEVAERPEDAGATRRFTALFSSAPIGIALTGPDGTVVEANAALARLLGTSAIELRDKHIADLGAGPQDSVRLRSAIEGLPLTADGRRSIQSVQLGHSLDGELTTNVTIATLPGDRPGTYFPVFMAADDDDLHLLGERLRHQNLHDPLTGLPNSAAFTTRLETVLGSSGTDEIALLYLDIDGFKVINDGLGTGMGDLVLKAISRKLEAVFTGQYDGYVARLSGDGFAVILRGSELNSQKTVVLADQVLEELSEPVYVDGHGIGVSASIGIVVRPAHESSHSELLRAAELALHRAKEAGKAQWMEYDPQKDNENRSRYQLGAVIAGALENGEFSLIYQPTVKLAKPDEIAAVNAGLLWSHPERGELGPEEFYPLAQTTGMTVPLGKWLLQESLGATARWREQYGPAAPDVCIRLPKRLAIDQDLVLLVKDQLDRHRLPARALRLCTDRTSMFGDDGEVLDSFTVLADLGAQLVLTISGSSDLELIPRYGLPVKHVILSGPVIDALAGPDPADTDVRHLSQLVTRAKELGLRIGAEGVRDADHADRLREQGVLAARGSFVAESATGDEVDEMIARHAS encoded by the coding sequence GTGCCGGAGCCTGGTGCCGCGCCAGGGTTGGTCGACGTCGCGCGCAAGTACGCGGCGGCGCTGACCGACACCAACGGAGTAACGCTCCCTCCCGCCGAGGTGGAGCGGATCCTGCTCGACTTCGCCGGCGAGGTCGCCGAGCGTCCCGAGGACGCCGGCGCCACGCGCCGGTTCACCGCGCTTTTCTCCTCCGCGCCGATCGGCATCGCGCTCACCGGCCCGGACGGAACCGTCGTCGAGGCGAACGCCGCGCTGGCCCGGCTGCTCGGCACGTCCGCGATCGAGTTGCGGGACAAGCACATCGCCGACCTCGGAGCCGGCCCGCAGGATTCCGTGCGGCTGCGCTCCGCGATCGAGGGCCTGCCGCTCACCGCCGACGGCCGCCGGAGCATCCAGAGCGTGCAGCTCGGCCACAGCCTCGACGGCGAGCTCACCACGAACGTCACGATCGCGACGCTGCCCGGCGACCGTCCCGGGACGTACTTCCCGGTGTTCATGGCGGCCGATGACGACGACCTGCACCTGCTCGGCGAACGGCTGCGCCACCAGAACCTGCACGACCCGCTCACCGGGCTGCCCAACAGCGCCGCGTTCACCACCCGGCTGGAAACCGTGCTCGGCTCGAGCGGCACCGACGAGATCGCCTTGCTGTACCTGGACATCGACGGGTTCAAGGTGATCAACGATGGGCTCGGCACCGGCATGGGCGACCTCGTGCTGAAGGCGATCTCACGGAAGCTGGAGGCGGTGTTCACCGGCCAGTACGACGGTTACGTCGCCCGGCTGTCCGGCGACGGGTTCGCCGTGATCCTGCGCGGGTCGGAGCTGAACTCGCAGAAGACGGTCGTGCTGGCCGACCAAGTGCTGGAAGAACTCAGCGAGCCGGTGTACGTCGACGGACACGGCATCGGCGTCAGCGCGAGCATCGGGATCGTCGTGCGCCCGGCGCACGAAAGCAGCCACAGCGAACTGCTGCGCGCGGCCGAGCTGGCGCTGCACCGTGCCAAAGAGGCGGGCAAGGCGCAGTGGATGGAGTACGACCCGCAGAAAGACAACGAGAACCGCAGCCGCTACCAGCTCGGTGCCGTGATCGCCGGTGCGCTGGAGAACGGCGAGTTCTCGCTGATCTACCAGCCGACGGTCAAGCTCGCGAAGCCGGACGAGATCGCCGCGGTGAACGCCGGTCTGCTCTGGAGCCATCCCGAACGCGGCGAACTCGGGCCCGAGGAATTCTACCCGCTCGCGCAGACCACCGGCATGACCGTGCCGCTCGGCAAATGGCTGCTGCAGGAATCGCTGGGCGCGACCGCGCGCTGGCGCGAACAGTACGGCCCCGCCGCGCCGGACGTCTGCATCCGGCTGCCGAAGCGCCTGGCCATCGACCAAGACCTGGTGCTGCTGGTCAAAGATCAGCTGGACCGGCACCGCCTGCCCGCCCGAGCACTGCGGCTGTGCACCGACCGCACGTCGATGTTCGGCGACGACGGCGAGGTGCTGGACTCGTTCACCGTGCTCGCCGACCTTGGCGCGCAGCTGGTGCTCACCATCTCCGGCTCGTCGGATCTGGAACTCATCCCGAGGTACGGGCTCCCGGTCAAGCACGTGATCCTCAGCGGCCCGGTCATCGACGCACTCGCCGGTCCGGACCCAGCGGATACCGACGTGCGGCATCTGTCGCAGCTGGTGACGCGGGCCAAGGAGCTTGGGCTGCGCATCGGGGCTGAGGGCGTGCGGGACGCTGACCACGCGGACCGGTTGCGGGAACAGGGAGTGCTGGCGGCTCGGGGTTCGTTCGTGGCAGAGTCCGCGACGGGTGACGAGGTCGATGAAATGATCGCCCGGCACGCCAGCTGA
- a CDS encoding peroxiredoxin, which produces MQPGDLAPDFTLPDDQGVERTLSDLLADGPVVLFFYPAAMTTGCTAESCHFRDLAAEFAEAGAQRVGISPDAVGKQREFSEKHSFDYPLLSDVDGTVAKQFGVWRKILPLHTKRQTFVIAEDRRVLDVIKSELNFTAHADRALKVLRERADA; this is translated from the coding sequence ATGCAGCCTGGCGACCTCGCCCCCGACTTCACCCTCCCCGACGACCAGGGCGTCGAACGCACCCTCTCGGACCTCCTCGCCGACGGTCCGGTCGTGCTGTTCTTCTACCCCGCCGCGATGACGACCGGCTGCACCGCCGAAAGCTGCCACTTCCGGGACCTCGCCGCGGAATTCGCCGAGGCGGGCGCGCAGCGCGTCGGGATCAGCCCGGACGCGGTCGGGAAGCAGCGGGAGTTCTCCGAGAAGCACAGCTTCGACTACCCGCTGCTGTCCGATGTGGACGGTACGGTGGCGAAGCAGTTCGGCGTGTGGCGCAAAATCCTGCCCCTGCACACGAAACGGCAGACGTTCGTGATCGCGGAAGACCGGCGGGTCTTGGACGTGATCAAGAGTGAACTGAACTTCACAGCGCATGCGGATCGGGCGCTGAAGGTACTGCGGGAGCGCGCGGACGCCTGA
- a CDS encoding GNAT family N-acetyltransferase, producing MDTLTDGVVTLVRWRSEHRDAQVAAVVGSLDHLAAWMPWAIDGYDEAKGDEFLTRVASQWESGEEYNYAIYPPDSELAGSCGLMRRGDGWEIGYWLTKTQTGKGFVTRASALLVALAWQLDAAFVLIKHDSENARSGAVPERLGFSRVGEEKAEGRLPSACSGVNVVWRLERPV from the coding sequence ATGGACACTCTCACCGACGGTGTAGTCACCCTGGTTCGCTGGCGCTCGGAGCATCGGGACGCGCAGGTGGCTGCTGTGGTGGGATCCCTGGACCACCTGGCCGCCTGGATGCCGTGGGCGATCGACGGCTACGACGAGGCCAAGGGAGACGAGTTCTTGACGCGCGTGGCCTCGCAATGGGAGAGCGGCGAGGAATACAACTACGCGATCTACCCGCCGGACTCCGAACTGGCGGGCAGTTGCGGGCTGATGCGCCGTGGCGACGGGTGGGAGATCGGGTACTGGCTCACGAAAACCCAGACTGGCAAGGGTTTTGTGACGCGGGCGAGTGCGTTGCTGGTGGCTCTGGCTTGGCAGCTGGACGCTGCTTTTGTGTTGATCAAGCACGATTCGGAGAATGCCCGCAGCGGCGCGGTTCCGGAGCGGCTGGGGTTTTCGCGGGTGGGGGAGGAGAAGGCCGAGGGGCGGCTTCCGTCGGCTTGCAGCGGGGTGAACGTGGTTTGGCGGCTCGAGCGGCCCGTGTGA
- a CDS encoding LCP family protein, with amino-acid sequence MTYGGDDGRRRMPPGPPQPPARPRQQQRAQMMPLPGRGQSPYDARTRPMGARGEAPPPPPGPPRQDPPEYGGRQPRPRRRRRWSVGKILMTLLIVFVLFLAGVWAYLEFTINRVDAIGDYSGRPAAASGTNWLIVGSDSRQGLSAADEERLATGDSGEAGGQRTDTIMIAHIPDNSTKPTLLSLPRDSQVKIPGHGTSKINAAFALGGPKLLVQTVEQATGLRMDHYAEIGFGGFANIVDAIGGVDMCIDKDMNDPMTGIDIKAGCQKLDGRSALGFVRMRHADATPRSDLDRVANQRKFIGALVSQIASPGTLLNPFDFFPLLGSAPDALTMDTGDHVHNLVGLAIAMRGISSDGVTTTTVPITDASAQHWDKKKSGQMFDALKNDTEVPPDIVMH; translated from the coding sequence ATGACGTACGGAGGCGACGACGGCAGGCGGCGGATGCCGCCCGGCCCACCGCAGCCCCCCGCACGCCCGCGCCAGCAGCAGCGGGCGCAGATGATGCCGCTGCCGGGCAGGGGGCAGAGCCCGTATGACGCCCGCACCCGGCCGATGGGAGCGCGCGGCGAGGCCCCGCCCCCGCCGCCGGGGCCGCCGAGGCAGGACCCGCCGGAGTACGGGGGCAGGCAGCCGCGGCCGCGCCGTCGCCGCCGGTGGAGCGTCGGCAAGATCCTGATGACGCTGCTCATCGTGTTCGTGCTGTTCCTCGCCGGGGTCTGGGCGTATCTGGAGTTCACCATCAACCGGGTGGACGCGATCGGCGACTACTCCGGGCGTCCGGCCGCCGCGTCGGGCACGAACTGGCTGATCGTCGGGTCGGACAGCCGCCAGGGCCTGTCCGCCGCGGACGAGGAGCGCCTGGCCACCGGTGACTCGGGCGAGGCCGGCGGGCAGCGTACCGACACGATCATGATCGCCCACATCCCGGACAATTCGACCAAACCGACGCTGCTGAGCCTGCCGCGCGACTCGCAGGTGAAGATCCCCGGCCACGGCACGAGCAAGATCAACGCCGCGTTCGCCCTCGGCGGGCCGAAACTGCTGGTCCAGACGGTCGAACAGGCCACCGGCCTGCGCATGGACCACTACGCGGAGATCGGCTTCGGCGGCTTCGCGAACATCGTCGACGCGATCGGCGGGGTCGACATGTGCATCGACAAGGACATGAACGACCCGATGACCGGCATCGACATCAAGGCGGGCTGCCAGAAGCTCGACGGCCGCTCGGCGCTCGGCTTCGTCCGGATGCGCCACGCCGACGCGACGCCGCGCTCGGACCTCGACCGGGTGGCGAACCAGCGCAAGTTCATCGGGGCGCTGGTCAGCCAGATCGCCAGCCCCGGGACCCTGTTGAATCCGTTCGACTTCTTCCCGCTGCTGGGCTCCGCGCCGGACGCGCTGACCATGGACACCGGCGACCACGTGCACAACCTGGTCGGCTTGGCGATCGCGATGCGCGGCATTTCCTCCGACGGCGTCACGACCACGACGGTGCCGATCACCGACGCGTCGGCGCAGCACTGGGACAAGAAGAAGTCCGGGCAGATGTTCGACGCGCTGAAGAACGACACCGAGGTGCCGCCGGACATCGTGATGCACTGA
- a CDS encoding class I SAM-dependent methyltransferase — MSTSRVDPAVVSQPVPDESRWPGLATPPHSPLRARAAEALFRHAVKSLDVRVTFPDGTVLGAGGPEAPEMRIHRPAAFFHRLGADAKIGFGEAYLVGDWTADDLAGVLTPFAERLATLVPPFLQRFRRFAERMQPSEEENTVEGARSNIHRHYDLSNDLFSAFLDESMMYSSALFGPGDTLTQAQHRKLDSVLDYAGVRKGSEVLEIGTGWGELSIRAASRGAKVTSLTISREQKVLADARIAEAGLSDRVDVRLCDYREATGEYDSVVSVEMIEAVGASYWPTFFSTIGKRLRPGGQFGLQAITMDHDRMLASAKSYTWIHKYVFPGGIIPSVQAIEDGMRENTRLKLAGMREFGQDYARTLKLWRDRFQQRWDDIRGFGFDDVFRRMWEFYLAYSEAGFRSGHLKVHQFGFADPR; from the coding sequence TTGTCCACGTCACGAGTCGATCCGGCAGTGGTCTCGCAGCCGGTGCCCGACGAATCCCGATGGCCCGGTCTCGCCACGCCGCCGCACTCGCCGTTGCGGGCGCGGGCGGCCGAGGCGCTGTTCCGGCACGCGGTGAAATCGCTGGACGTGCGGGTCACGTTCCCGGACGGGACCGTGCTCGGCGCGGGCGGCCCGGAAGCGCCGGAGATGCGCATCCACCGGCCCGCGGCGTTCTTCCACCGGCTCGGAGCCGACGCGAAGATCGGCTTCGGCGAGGCGTACCTGGTCGGCGACTGGACAGCGGACGACCTGGCCGGCGTCCTCACGCCGTTCGCCGAACGGCTGGCCACGCTGGTTCCGCCGTTCCTGCAGCGGTTCCGCCGGTTCGCCGAGCGCATGCAGCCGTCCGAGGAAGAAAACACCGTCGAAGGCGCGCGGTCGAACATCCACCGGCACTACGACCTGTCGAACGACTTGTTCAGCGCGTTCCTGGACGAGTCGATGATGTACTCCTCCGCGCTCTTCGGCCCCGGGGACACGCTCACTCAGGCGCAGCACCGCAAGCTCGACAGCGTGCTCGACTACGCCGGCGTGCGCAAAGGCAGCGAGGTGCTGGAGATCGGCACCGGATGGGGCGAGCTGTCCATCCGCGCGGCCTCGCGCGGCGCGAAGGTCACGTCGCTGACCATCTCGCGGGAGCAGAAGGTGCTCGCGGACGCCCGGATCGCCGAGGCGGGCCTTTCCGACCGCGTCGACGTGCGGCTGTGCGACTACCGCGAGGCCACCGGCGAGTACGACTCGGTGGTCAGCGTGGAGATGATCGAGGCGGTCGGCGCGTCCTACTGGCCGACGTTCTTCTCCACGATCGGCAAGCGCCTGCGCCCCGGCGGGCAGTTCGGCCTGCAGGCGATCACCATGGACCACGACCGGATGCTGGCCTCGGCCAAGTCCTACACGTGGATCCACAAGTACGTCTTCCCCGGCGGCATCATCCCGTCGGTGCAGGCGATCGAGGACGGGATGCGGGAGAACACCCGGCTGAAGCTGGCCGGGATGCGCGAGTTCGGCCAGGACTACGCCCGCACGCTCAAGCTGTGGCGGGACCGCTTCCAGCAGCGCTGGGACGACATCCGCGGCTTCGGGTTCGACGACGTGTTCCGGCGGATGTGGGAGTTCTATCTCGCCTACTCCGAGGCCGGGTTCCGGTCGGGGCATCTGAAGGTCCACCAGTTCGGGTTCGCCGACCCGCGCTGA
- a CDS encoding alpha/beta hydrolase: MGVPVNGKRQDGQADPAVRVWRAPGQTRAVALVLHGGAERSTAVVQPWRLAYQRMVPLARSLHRAGRRHGLEVRLMRNRLYGWNDRMESPIPDARWALEQIRADHPGLPVVLVGHSMGGRVALRVADDPAVTGVCAMAPWTPQGEPVDAVAGRAVLIAHGTRDRMTSPAESYAFAARAREVTDLVARFEIAGEGHSMLRRPAVWTRLMCAFTLDRIGVGETDETLRQAWSRPSGDRLRIPG; encoded by the coding sequence ATGGGGGTGCCGGTGAACGGGAAACGGCAAGACGGCCAGGCGGATCCGGCCGTGCGGGTGTGGCGGGCCCCCGGGCAGACCCGCGCGGTGGCGCTCGTATTGCACGGCGGGGCCGAACGCAGCACCGCGGTCGTCCAGCCGTGGCGGCTGGCGTATCAGCGCATGGTGCCGCTGGCCCGTTCGCTGCACCGGGCCGGACGGCGGCACGGCCTGGAAGTCCGGCTGATGCGGAACCGGCTGTACGGCTGGAACGACCGGATGGAAAGCCCGATCCCGGACGCGCGCTGGGCGCTGGAACAAATCCGCGCCGACCATCCCGGGCTCCCGGTGGTCCTCGTCGGCCATTCCATGGGCGGCCGCGTCGCGCTGCGCGTCGCCGACGATCCGGCGGTGACCGGGGTGTGCGCGATGGCCCCGTGGACGCCGCAGGGCGAGCCGGTGGACGCCGTCGCGGGCCGCGCGGTGCTGATCGCGCACGGCACCCGCGACCGGATGACCTCGCCCGCCGAGTCCTACGCCTTCGCCGCGCGCGCCCGCGAGGTCACCGACCTGGTGGCGCGGTTCGAGATCGCCGGGGAAGGCCATTCGATGCTCCGCCGTCCCGCGGTCTGGACCCGGCTGATGTGTGCTTTCACACTGGACCGGATCGGAGTGGGCGAGACGGACGAGACTCTCCGTCAGGCCTGGTCCCGCCCTTCCGGCGACCGGCTGCGCATCCCGGGGTAA
- a CDS encoding sugar isomerase domain-containing protein, with protein sequence MVSATDLVKSTSDHLAAAAEANAAQVSAAADLLLGVIRADALVFTAGAGHSLAAVAETFYRAGGLACVYPVYHPELLPLHGAQHSTRTERRSGLADEVLAERAPGADDVLVVFSTSGVNPYPVELAAGARRRGAAVIAVTSRACVAAAPRRSPTTLVEEGSVVLDSLVIPGDASYPASAPRTGPLSTVVNAFLWNLILAEVYDRGIAEGLDVPLWRSSNVEGGDAANTALLAKYEPRVPALR encoded by the coding sequence GTGGTGAGCGCCACGGATCTCGTGAAGAGCACTTCGGACCATCTTGCGGCGGCAGCGGAGGCCAATGCCGCGCAGGTGTCCGCCGCCGCGGACCTGCTGCTGGGGGTGATCCGGGCCGACGCGCTGGTCTTCACCGCGGGCGCCGGGCACTCGCTGGCCGCGGTCGCCGAGACGTTCTATCGCGCGGGCGGGCTCGCCTGCGTGTATCCGGTGTACCACCCGGAACTGCTGCCGCTGCACGGCGCGCAGCACAGCACGCGCACCGAGCGCCGTTCCGGGCTCGCCGACGAGGTGCTGGCCGAACGCGCGCCGGGAGCCGACGACGTGCTGGTCGTGTTCTCCACGTCCGGCGTGAACCCGTACCCGGTCGAACTGGCCGCCGGTGCGCGCCGCCGGGGTGCCGCGGTGATCGCGGTGACGTCGCGGGCGTGCGTAGCCGCCGCGCCGCGCCGGTCTCCCACGACGTTGGTCGAGGAAGGCAGTGTGGTGCTGGATTCGCTGGTGATTCCCGGCGATGCCAGCTATCCGGCGTCCGCGCCGCGCACCGGGCCACTGTCCACTGTGGTCAACGCGTTTCTGTGGAACCTGATCCTGGCCGAGGTTTACGACCGGGGCATCGCCGAGGGGCTCGACGTTCCGCTGTGGCGCAGCTCCAATGTGGAGGGTGGCGACGCGGCGAACACGGCGCTGCTGGCCAAATACGAACCCCGGGTTCCCGCTCTGCGCTGA
- a CDS encoding ABC transporter ATP-binding protein, producing the protein MDNTWALLSSAMRAGDAPKALTRGTVRRVARFARPHWKRLLAFLVLTVISAVLAVTTPVLAGKVVDAIVGGHELNAVIWLSVVIAVLAILDAGLGLAERWQSARIGEGIILDLRVAVFEHVQKLPIAFFTRTRTGALVSRLNNDVIGAQRTFTATLSGLVTNVIQLVLSLIVMVSLSWQVTLVALVLLPIFVLPARRLGRRMAGLQREAAQLNAGMTTQMTERFSAPGATLVKLFGRPRQEVADFGLRAGRVRDIGVRTAMLTRWFMTSLTLVSALAQALVYGLGGYLALTGKLEPGTVVALALLLTRLYTPLTALANVRVDVMTALVSFERVFEVLDLEPMIKEPAEPKKLPEGGVSVEFSDVRFGYPAADKFSLASLEDVATLDSRGGEEVLHGLSFRAEAGQMVALVGSSGAGKSTIASLLPRLYDVDAGSVRLSDVDVKDLSFASLRETVGVVTQDGHLFHDTIRSNLSYARPEVTDDEIWAALEKARLGDLVHSLPDGLDTTVGERGYRLSGGERQRLTIARLLLAQPKVVVLDEATAHLDSESEAAVGEALTGALEGRTSLVIAHRLSTVRAADLILVVENGDIVERGTHDELLAKEGRYAELYHTQFSEEPAAA; encoded by the coding sequence ATGGACAACACTTGGGCGCTGCTGAGCTCCGCCATGCGGGCGGGCGACGCGCCGAAAGCGCTGACCCGGGGCACGGTCCGCCGGGTCGCGCGGTTCGCCCGGCCGCACTGGAAGCGGCTGCTGGCCTTCCTGGTGCTCACCGTGATCTCGGCGGTGCTCGCCGTGACGACGCCGGTGCTCGCGGGCAAGGTGGTCGACGCGATCGTCGGCGGGCACGAGCTGAACGCGGTGATCTGGCTGTCGGTCGTGATCGCGGTGCTGGCGATCCTCGACGCCGGGCTCGGCCTCGCCGAACGCTGGCAGTCCGCGCGGATCGGCGAGGGCATCATCCTCGACCTGCGCGTGGCGGTGTTCGAGCACGTGCAGAAGCTGCCGATCGCGTTCTTCACCCGCACTCGCACCGGTGCGCTGGTCAGCAGGCTCAACAACGACGTGATCGGCGCGCAGCGCACCTTCACCGCGACTTTGTCCGGTTTGGTCACCAACGTGATCCAGCTGGTGCTGTCGCTGATCGTGATGGTGTCGCTCTCGTGGCAGGTCACGCTCGTCGCGCTGGTGCTGTTGCCGATTTTCGTACTGCCCGCCCGGCGGCTCGGCCGTCGCATGGCCGGACTGCAGCGCGAGGCCGCGCAACTCAACGCCGGGATGACCACGCAGATGACCGAACGGTTTTCCGCGCCGGGGGCCACGCTGGTGAAGCTGTTCGGCCGGCCGCGCCAGGAGGTCGCCGACTTCGGCCTCCGCGCCGGACGCGTGCGCGACATCGGCGTGCGCACCGCGATGCTGACGCGCTGGTTCATGACGAGCCTGACGCTCGTGTCCGCGCTCGCGCAGGCGCTCGTCTACGGCCTCGGCGGCTACCTGGCGCTCACCGGGAAGCTTGAACCGGGCACCGTGGTGGCGCTGGCGCTGCTGCTGACCCGGCTGTACACGCCGCTGACCGCGCTCGCGAACGTGCGCGTGGACGTGATGACCGCACTGGTGTCGTTCGAGCGGGTCTTCGAGGTGCTGGACCTGGAGCCGATGATCAAGGAACCGGCCGAGCCGAAGAAGCTGCCTGAGGGCGGCGTTTCGGTGGAGTTCTCCGACGTCCGGTTCGGGTACCCGGCGGCAGACAAGTTCTCGCTCGCCTCGCTGGAGGACGTGGCCACTTTGGACAGCCGAGGCGGCGAAGAAGTGCTGCACGGCCTCAGCTTCCGCGCGGAGGCCGGGCAGATGGTCGCACTGGTCGGATCGTCCGGTGCGGGCAAGTCGACGATCGCTTCGCTGCTGCCGCGGCTGTACGACGTGGACGCCGGATCGGTGCGGCTGTCCGATGTGGACGTCAAGGACCTGAGTTTCGCTTCGCTGCGCGAAACCGTCGGCGTGGTGACCCAGGACGGACATCTGTTCCACGACACGATCCGCTCCAACCTGAGCTACGCGCGTCCGGAGGTCACGGACGACGAGATCTGGGCCGCGCTGGAAAAGGCCCGGCTGGGCGATCTGGTGCACTCGCTGCCGGACGGACTGGACACGACCGTCGGCGAACGCGGCTACCGGCTCTCCGGCGGCGAACGGCAGCGGCTCACCATCGCGCGATTGCTGTTGGCACAGCCCAAGGTCGTGGTGCTGGACGAGGCGACCGCCCACCTGGATTCGGAATCCGAGGCCGCGGTGGGCGAAGCGCTCACCGGTGCCCTGGAAGGCCGCACGTCGCTGGTGATCGCGCACCGGCTGTCGACCGTGCGGGCGGCGGATCTGATTCTGGTGGTGGAAAACGGGGACATCGTGGAACGCGGCACGCACGACGAACTGCTGGCGAAGGAAGGCCGGTACGCGGAGCTGTACCACACGCAGTTCTCGGAAGAACCCGCCGCGGCATAA
- a CDS encoding glycosyltransferase 87 family protein, with amino-acid sequence MAPARAGTAHPVRVVAWDLVFYLGCFAFALGTALASEFYGYRIWGNFAVAGYGLAAAHSAWLMISARRGMQTKGKFGSRWIGIGAVVVLAMCAPLLMLVIRRLTGTDWLITPFSWAAQPEVWVIERSADLLLRHGTPYVDFATLGRAPEVNDYTPYGPVMTVFGLPRALLGGNPVLNALTDARWMFALAAVICAYASWRLLNRPRIPVFAAQLAIACPLTALTWAVAGPDLAIVGLLVLTFALASSGRPGWTGFVLALVISAKLIVAPAAAVLAVFVYRRARGENPWAATGRFAGALAATTIALHLPVYLANPAAFTEHVIRFPLGMGAVRSPAASPLPGHLIAQAGPAGTAISLVLVGVAAVAMLIWLARRPPATGSAALTRTAVGLGALILLTPATRYGYLVYPLVLLGAALTFRDSGPTARPPRNGRADATSS; translated from the coding sequence ATGGCCCCTGCGCGGGCCGGAACAGCCCATCCCGTGCGCGTCGTCGCGTGGGATCTCGTCTTTTATCTCGGCTGCTTCGCCTTCGCGCTCGGCACCGCGCTCGCTTCGGAGTTCTACGGCTACCGGATCTGGGGCAATTTCGCCGTCGCCGGATACGGATTGGCCGCCGCGCACAGCGCCTGGCTGATGATTTCCGCGCGGCGCGGAATGCAAACTAAAGGCAAATTCGGTTCCCGCTGGATCGGAATCGGCGCGGTTGTCGTGCTCGCGATGTGCGCGCCGTTGCTGATGCTCGTGATCCGGCGGCTGACCGGAACGGACTGGCTGATCACCCCGTTCTCCTGGGCCGCGCAGCCCGAGGTGTGGGTGATCGAACGCAGCGCGGATCTGTTGCTGCGGCACGGAACCCCGTACGTCGACTTCGCAACACTCGGCCGCGCACCGGAAGTGAACGACTACACCCCGTACGGCCCGGTGATGACCGTCTTCGGGCTGCCGCGCGCGCTGCTCGGCGGCAATCCGGTCCTCAATGCACTGACCGACGCGCGCTGGATGTTCGCGCTCGCCGCGGTGATCTGCGCGTACGCGTCCTGGCGGCTGCTGAACCGGCCTCGTATTCCGGTTTTCGCCGCACAGCTCGCGATCGCCTGTCCGCTCACCGCCCTGACCTGGGCGGTCGCCGGCCCGGACCTCGCGATCGTGGGCCTGCTCGTGCTGACGTTCGCGCTGGCTTCTTCCGGCCGTCCAGGGTGGACTGGTTTCGTGCTGGCGCTGGTGATCAGCGCGAAACTCATCGTCGCGCCGGCGGCCGCGGTGCTCGCGGTATTCGTTTACCGGCGGGCGCGCGGCGAAAATCCTTGGGCCGCAACAGGTCGTTTCGCGGGCGCGCTGGCCGCGACGACGATCGCGCTGCATCTGCCGGTGTATCTGGCGAACCCGGCGGCGTTCACCGAGCACGTGATCCGCTTCCCGCTCGGCATGGGCGCGGTCCGCTCCCCCGCGGCGAGCCCGCTGCCCGGGCATCTGATCGCACAGGCCGGACCGGCCGGCACCGCGATTTCCCTGGTACTGGTGGGTGTTGCGGCGGTGGCGATGCTGATCTGGCTGGCACGCCGGCCCCCCGCGACGGGATCCGCTGCACTGACGCGAACCGCCGTCGGACTCGGCGCGTTGATCCTTCTCACTCCGGCCACCCGGTACGGCTACCTCGTGTACCCGCTGGTACTCCTCGGCGCCGCGCTGACCTTCCGGGATTCCGGACCGACCGCGCGCCCCCCGCGCAACGGCCGCGCTGACGCTACTTCTTCTTGA
- a CDS encoding helix-turn-helix domain-containing protein, which produces MADLKKGARITGNTRDKLAADLKKKYEKGSSIRALAESTGRSYGFVHRVLSESGVQLRGRGGATRVKKK; this is translated from the coding sequence GTGGCTGATCTCAAGAAAGGCGCGCGGATCACCGGCAACACGCGCGACAAGCTGGCCGCTGACCTGAAGAAGAAATACGAGAAGGGCTCGAGCATCCGGGCGCTGGCCGAATCCACCGGACGGTCCTACGGGTTCGTCCACCGGGTGCTGTCGGAGTCCGGGGTCCAGCTGCGGGGGCGCGGCGGGGCCACGCGGGTCAAGAAGAAGTAG